The Tolypothrix sp. NIES-4075 DNA window CTTGGGAGCAAAAAATTAAGTTCGCCATAGGGCTACTCCCAGCCGTAGTTCGCGGTCAGAAGTATGTTGAAGATATGGATAAGTACACTCTCATAGAGTGGCTGAGAAGGCAAGGTGTAGACGAACGGGTGAATAGTGATATTTTTATCGCTGCATCGAAAGCGCTGACCTTTATCAATCCGGATGAAGTTTCCGCGACAATTCTACTAACAGCGCTGAATCGCTTTCTCCAAGAGAGATACGGCTCTAAAATTGCCTTCTTGGATGGTTCTCCTACCGAGCGATTGTGTCAGCCGATAGTAGATCATATTACTTCTGGTGGCGGCGAAGTGCGGTTAAATGCGCCCCTGAAAGAGATAATGCTCAACGATGATGGTACTGTGAAAGCATTTGTGATTCGGGGATTGAATGGGGCAGCAGATGAAATTATCACCGCTGACTTGTATGTTTCGGCAATGTCAGTGGATGTAATGAAAGTGATGTTACCAAAACCTTGGCAGTCAATAGAGTTTTTTCAAAAGCTCGAAGGTTTGTCAGGTGTGCCGGTAATTAACTTGCATCTGTGGTTTGACCGGAAACTGACAGATATAGATCACTTATTATTTTCGCGATCGCCTCTTCTCAGCGTTTATGCTGATATGAGCAACACCTGCCGCGAATACGCCAATAGCGATCGCTCAATGCTGGAACTAGTTTTAGCACCAGCGAAAGATTGGATCGACAAATCCGATGAAGAAATTGTCAGCGCTTCCCTAGTCGAATTGAAAAAACTCTTTCCTGACGACTTAGGGGGAGACAATCCAGCAAAACTGCTGAAATCTCATGTGGTCAAGACACCGCGATCGGTTTATACCGCCATACCGGGTCGCCAACAATACCGCCCTACCCAAGTTACCCCGATAAAAAACTTCTATCTCGCAGGCAGTTATACCATGCAACGTTACTTAGGGAGTATGGAAGGTGCCGTGCTTTCTGGTAAGCTTACAGCGCAGGCGATTTCGGAAGTACACCCGGAGGTAAATTCCTCAAGCCTGCAAACGCCAACCCGACCGCCTGCAACGAATGCTGCAACTGCCTGATTCCAAAGCGCGCATGAAAACGCTGGTCTCTGTGGATGAGTCCTATAAACTTTGTCGCCAACTCATAGCAAAGTACTCCACGACTTTTTACCTTGGTACTTTGTTAGTGAGTAAGGAAAAGCGTCCCGCTATTTGGGCAATTTACGCTTGGTGCCGCCGAACAGACGAACTGGTGGATGGTCCTGCATCTGCTATAACTACGCCGGAAACCCTAGATTTATGGGAACAGCAGCTAGAATCTATTTTTAGTGGCTGCCCTTTTGAAAATTTCGATGTAGCTTTGGTAGACACCATCCAACGCTTCTCAATGGACATTCAACCCTTTCGGGATATGATTGCCGGTCAGCGTATGGACTTATACCGTAGCCGCTACGAAACATTTAAAGAGTTATATCTTTACTGTTACCGTGTAGCAGGCACCGTCGGTTTGATGTCAACGGCAGTGATGGGAGTTGATACAAACACCAACACAGCGCCGTGGAATCGCCAAAAACCGACATACATTCCCACCGAAGAAGCGATCACTTTAGGAATTGCCCACCAACTCACCAACATCCTCCGGGATGTAGGTGAAGACGCAAGGCGAGGACGAATCTACATTCCCCAAGAAGACTTGGCGCGATTTGACTACACTGAGCAAGATTTGTTGAAAGGTGTTGTCGATGAGCGCTGGCGCTCTCTGATGCGTTTTCAAATTGCCAGGGCACGCCAATATTATATCAAAGCAGAAAAGGGAATATCTTACTTGTCACCCGATGCCCGTTTGCCCGTGTGGGCATCTTTGATGCATTACAGTCGCATTTTAAGCGTTATTGAACGTAACGATTATGATGTGTTCAGTCAACGCGCCTACGTGGCTCAGTGGAAAAAGTTAAGCAGTTTGCCAGTAGCTTGGCTGCGATCGCAAGCCCTCTAACTTTAGTTGGAGCGTTGGTGGATAGTGGAAGCGCAGTTAGTAGTTAGTCGGAGCGTAGTTAGTAGTATTTTTTGACCCCCAACCCCCAACAACCATCAACTATCCACTATCCACGCTCCAAATAACAAATCCCCCTTGACTCACCCTTGAAAATCTGATATCATCACTATTCGTGAGCCTGGAGAGGTGGCTGAGTGGTCGAAAGCGGCAGATTGCTAATCTGTTGTACGGCAGGCAACTCCGTACCGAGGGTTCGAATCCCTCCCTCTCCGTTTTCCCAGTCTGCATATCACACTAAGAGTGTGAGTTTCTGCTCGTAGTAGGCACTTCAGTGCCTAGGATAAGCCCTTAAGCGCTTACTACGAACCTGTATCAAAAGTGTGAATTTCTGCTCGTAGTAGGCACTTCAGTGACTAAGATAAGCGCTTAAGCGCTTACTACGAATTAGTAAAAATTATCGACTAAGAGCAGATACTTTTATTCCCCAAGGATGATGCCCTAAGGATGATGATATGATTTATCATCCGGAGTCCTGATAATCCTATTAGAATATTGCTTTCAGGCTCCCACAAATCAAAGGAGTGAAAGTAATTTATGAAAAAAATAAATTCCGCCTTAGCTTTAAGTTTAGCTACTTTATTATCTGGCTTCCTCGCGGCAGCTTGTACGAAAACTACTACAACAACTACTAGCACCACTACCACAACTAGTGGTGCTACTACTGCCCCAGCTAGTTCAACTACCACAGCGAGTAATGCCAAAGGACTGAAAATTGGTTCGCTGTTACCCTCAACTGGTGACTTAGCTTCCATCGGTCAGCAGATGGTGGGTGCTATTCCCTTACTTGTGGATACAGTTAATGCTTGTGGTGGGGTGAACGGTGAAAAAGTCACCCTCATCCCTGTAGACGACCAAACAGACCCTAGAGCTGGTGCTGCGGGGATGACAAAATTAGCAACCGTAGATAGAGTAGGTGGTGTAGTTGGGTCTTTTGCCAGCAGCGTCTCTACAGCCGCAGTTTCCATCGCTACACCTAATAAAGTAATGTTGATTTCTCCAGGAAGTACTAGCCCGGTATTTACCGAAAAAGCAGGCAAAGGAGATTATAAAGGTTATTGGGCGCGTACTGCTCCCCCTGATACCTACCAAGCATTAGCCTTGGCTCAACTTGCGAATAAAAAAGGCTTCAAAAAAGTTTCCACAGTTGTGATTAACAACGACTACGGAGTAGGCTTTGAAAAAGCATTTGTCCAAGCTTTTGAAAAATCAGGTGGAACAGTAGTTAACAAAAACAGCCCCACTCGTTACGACCCCAAAGCTACGACTTTTGATACCGAAGCTCAAGCAGCTTTTGCCGGTAAACCGGATGCAGTATTGGTCGTAGCTTATGAAGAAACTGCTAGTTTACTACTAAAAACTGCTTATCAGCAAGGTCTGGCTCAGGGAGTACAGATTATGCTGACAGATGGCACCAAGTCAGATACCTTCCCGAATAGAGTTGGGAAAGCTGCCGATGGTAAATATATTGTTAGTGGAGCGATCGGCACCGTACCTGGTTCCAATGGTAAAGGATTAGATGCTTTCACCAAGCTTTGGCAATCCAAAAAAGGCTCTCCACCAGCACCATACACTCCCCACGCTTGGGATGCTGCCGCTTTGTTAGCATTGGCAGCGCAATCCGCTAAAGATAATACAGGGGTCGGCATAGCCAGCAAAATCCGTGAAGTTGCCAACGGTCCAGGTACAGAAGTTGCTGATGTCTGCGAGGGACTGAAGTTACTCAAAGAAGGTAAGAAAATTAACTACCAGGGAGCCAGCGGCAACGTAGACATTGACCAAAATGGCGATGTGGTCGGTGTTTACGATGTTTGGACAGTTGGCGACGACGGTAAAATTAAGACGATAGATAAAGTTAGCCCTAAGTAAAAGTTGGGTAATGGGGAATGGGTAATGGGGAATGGGTAATGGGTAATGGGTTTTGCTAATCATCAATTCCCTTTTCCCTAATTCCCAATTCCCAATTACCACGTTCCCTATTCCCAATTACCACGTTCCCTATTAGTTTTAAAAGCGACCGAAGTTGTAACCAACTCCAATCGACAATCCGATGTCAGTTTCATCAAAAAATGCGGCATTTACAGCAGCATTTGCCGTAAATTGAGCATTTAGAGGCACATCAACGCCACCAGTTACCAAAAAGGCAGCTTGAGTGTCATCCCCAGTTTTAATCGCTGCACCACCTCCGACGTAAGGAGCGATCGGTAATGGTTCGCTAAATGGATCTGATGCCTGCTGGAAGGAAAAGTCGTAAGTAACAGGAATCAAAAAAGCAGTATTGTCACCAATTACAGCCGAGGGTCGCACTGATATGGCATTTGACAATCCTATTTTGCTAATCACCATAAAATTGCCGTCGCCCACAGCAGAATCACCGCCACTTATACCAATGTTGGCAGCGACACCAACATAGCTACTGCCACCACGGGTAGGTCTACCCGGATCAATATCCGCTTGTGCCACCTGAGAATCAGATTTAGGCACAGACGCTTGAAATCGCGCTTCTGGGTATTGGGCAGCTAGTGCCGCAGATGAGGTTGATGTTGTTCCAGGAACAGGCGTGACTATTCGATTAGCTGGATTAGCAGTTTCCTCTGTACTGATGGCTGAGAACTGTTGCGAAGTTGTAGAATCTGATACGAAAACTGGATTGCCTTCCAAGACAGTAGAGAAGTTTTGGCTTTGAGTCTCTACCCCAGCACTCGTTTGGTCAACAGACACTTCAGTTGTGGATAGCTGAGTTGATTGTTGAATCGCTGGTACTGTTTGAGCAACAGCAGATAAGCCGCTACCTAGAACTGCTACAGTTACACTGGTCAGGCAAAAAACACGTTTACGAAAAAAAATATTACTCACATTCACTCCTCAAATAATATTGCCAGATTAGATAATAGGTTTCGTTGTTTGAGTCAACTTTTGGCAATATTCAAAATTTAACACCAAAAAATCAATTCATACATACTTAATTGGGTGGAAAGTACTTAATATCTGACACCATAAAATCAAGTAATATATCCTGAATTTAACGGTTGACAAAAATTAACTATACTTATTCCTATGAAAATGGGGAGTAGAGACGTTCCGCGCTCTCTCCAGTCTCTATGGCAGTTGGGAATGGTGATGCCTCCGCATGAAAGTGCAACAGTGCTGAGAAGGCTGTTGTTTTTGAGCCGCACAGCCAAACCAACAAAAATTGGATTACAGTAGTTTTCACATTAATCTACTACACTACTTCCTGGACTATGCTTTACAAATTTTTCACCAACGCGATCGCCTAACTAAAGCCAAGTAAAAACAGATTAATTCCAGAAAGTTCCGGCTTTTCTTGACTTTATACCTACCGAACTTCATATTTTTTTCATGAAAAATAGGTGAAGCTACTATTATCTTTTTATCTTTTATGTTAAATTATGAGTTATTATCAAATTTAAGTCGTTAGAAAACTTCCTGTAAGCTGAAATTTTATCTACGGCAAAAATTTGGTAAATCAAAACCAAAATTATATTGCTCCTCAACTCACTTGGTTTTGAATTAGTTTCTCACATTACAGGTTGTGTGGTTAATGTTCTAGTTTTGTTCGTGATAATTAAGGGCGTAGATAAAGCAGATTCGGGGTAGCCAGCGATCGCATGATTGTTTACCCATGTAAAGAAAGCATGATTGTTAGATATGGCGCAATCATGAATGTTTATCCACAATTGATGTAACTGCTACTAAATGGCTTTCATGTATTGCCAATTTACTGTATTTATATCTGATGACAAATGTCTAGACTCAGAAAATCCTGAACATTGAAAGAAGAATATTGAATCTTCAACAAACTTCTCCTCACGCTTCACTGTATATTGTTTTTTTTGTAAACAAGTTGAAAGTTAGTTATCACATGTACTGGGCGCTACCATGAAGAAAGTTAAAATTCTGAACTTGGAATTTGACAATTTGTCAAAGAGAGAGTTTTTAGAAAACTTAGAATCGGGGGTAGTATTTACGCCGAATGTCGATCATCTCATCAAACTCGAAAAAGACCCTGAATTTTTGCAAGCATACAGCATTAGTGATTATAACCTTTGTGACAGTAAAATCCTGATTTATGCTTCAAGATTTCTCGGAACACCAATCAAAGAAAAAATATCAGGCTCAGACATATTTCCTGCTTTCTACAATTACCATAAAAAGAATGAAGAGATAAAGATTTTTCTTTTAGGAGCCGGTAAAGGAGTCGCTTTCACGGCTCAAAATAAGATAAATAAAAAAATCGGCAGAAATATGGTAATTGCTACATATTCTCCGCCTTTTGGGTTTGAACATGACGAAAAAGAATGTCAAAACATAATTGACATGATTAATAATTCGCGTGCCACAGTTCTGGTAATAGGTGTTGGTGCTCCAAAACAAGAAAAGTGGATATACAAGTACAAAGATAGTTTGCCATTTATCAAAATATTTATGGCATTAGGAGCAACTATTGATTTTGAAGCAGACAATGTGAAAAGAGCGCCTAAATGGATGAGTGAAGTAGGGTTAGAATGGTTGTTTAGATTATTACGCGAACCTAAAAGATTGTGGAAAAGATATTTAGTAGATGATGTTTTTTTCTTTTTACTACTTTTGAGACAAAAATTCAAGTTATTTCTGAAAAAAGACCGCGAGGATGATAGTAGACTTTGGGAAAGTCTTGACAGATTATAATTAGCCCTGGCGACTATAAGTCGCACGCCAGATGCGTGACTGTCGGCGAAGCCGACGGCAGATGCTCCAATGAGTGGAAACCCCAAGACCCAACGGGAGAGCCAGTTCCCCATCGATCAGGGAGACCGCTCCTGAGGGGGCTGGTCTCACCGCACTGCCTCCCCAACGCACTGGCTTGGCTATACAGACAAAGCCCGCGTAGGCGGGCTAAATAATAGATTGAGTTATTAACTTTGTAAATCTGTTATTTGGGCTAATTTATGCTTTTATTACTAACTTGGCTAGGTTCTTTAAATCGGCTTGTCTAGATAACATTTCTGGTGTTTGTTCGAGTCCGACTTTATTTAATATTTCGCTCCAGCGATATACCCAGTCGTGGCGTAATAGTGAGTTAATAATATTGTCTTGACGTATTCTCTTTATGCGTTCAGGTTGTGCGTCAAGTTTTGCTATGATATCAGCTATATCAGCGGCATTGTAAGGTATTTGAATTACTGCATCTTGCCAGTTAAAGTATGTGGCATAAGCTTCACAAATTGGAGGAGTCCCAATCATTACTGCTCCTCCAGCTGCTCCTTCAAAAAAGCGAGAACCTAATTCTTCTTGATTACCTGTTTGATTAACGTTGTCAAATTTAGCTTTATTAGCTATAAAATAACGGCTTCTTTTAATTATATTAATATATAAAGTTCGATGTTCTTTATAATCCATCATTTGCAGACCGTTGAGAGTGTCATATAAATATAAAAAGTTGTCTTTTTCTGCTAATTCTATTAAAGCTTTATGTACTATTGGCGAACGACGACCGATACTATAAACATCAATATTTCTTTGAGGTGGAAGCGGATAAGGGCAAAATTTTATCGCATCGACGGCATAAGGTAGAGAGTAACAAGGACGGTGAAGTAGATTAGCGATCGCATCAACACTCTTGGCTTGAGTCGTGAAAATATAATCAAAATCTTTGACAAGTTCCAAACAAAGCTTAGTCTTATGTTCCAAAACTTCTTTCGCCCATATTTCATCTATCCATAAAACAGCTTTATGACTCTTTTCTCGCCATTGTTTTATTGAATTTATACAGGTAATATCCCAAAAGTGCTGGCAGATAAAAAATAATAAATCATATTCTTTATCTACAGTTGATGTCCGGCAACCCGATTTGAGAAGCTTGCCGTTACCTAAAGTTAATCCCGCGTAATTTGCTAACTTTTTATTTATTTGCGGAGAGAAACCAGATGCAAATTCAGGTGTAAGTATATCAGCATAGTCAAAAGTGCAAATAGCATCTTCAAATTCATACTCAGCAGAGCGAAAAGCTTGACAATGCAAGTTTCTCATTGAGACAATTAAAATTCGGGGTTTGGTATTTTTTGACATATTATTTTTTTAATATTTATTTGCCTCACGCAGAGGCGCAAAGAAGCAAAGAAAGAGTGTCAAATCAGGGGTTTGGGAGAAGTTTATTTCAGTAGCTTATTCAAAAGTTTCTGTTTGGGAGCGTTTATATTTCGCCAGTCATCTAGGAGAATGCCGCCAGTACCTTTACTATTGGGATTCCAACACCAATAAGCAAAGCTCAACTTTTTATTAGCAATGTAATCGACAAGAAAGCGTTGCCAAATTCCTTCTTTTGATTTGTTATCTACAAAATATCCGCCAAATTCACCAATAAAAATCGGGGCAATACGCTGAGTGGCAATATAATTAAATCCAGTTTCCCAGCGTTGATAAAGATTTGCCGGGAATATCGGATCTGCAAACCAGGACACATTAGAACCACCATATTCGTGCGGTGAATATACTAGTTTTTTGGATATTTTCAGACGCACTGGATATTTGCGGACACCCTCTAAATTTGCACCCCAAAAGTAATTTGATTGTTTTTGACCGGGCACATTTTTCTCGATTCCTTCAACGAAAATTAGCCAATTTGGGTTGATGCTGAGAATTCGATTTCCGGCACGCTCTGCCGCTAATTGCCAGTCTGTAGCTTGGTTCCCAGTTCCCCAACTAGCACTACCGTGGGGTTCATTCTTCAAATCTGCTCCAATGATGTTGGTGTATTTTTTGTAACGATTTGCTAGCATCTTCCAAGTGTCAATCCAGTCTTTCTCAGTGAATCCGTCTCCATACCATAATTCGGAAATTCGGTCATCTTTAAGACAATGACTATCTAACAGAATCAGCAACCCCTGACGTTGAGCTTCTTGAATTACTAAATCCATGACTTCAAGGGGGGTTTTGCCTTGCAAATCTTTATTTGCACCGATAGAAAAGTTGATACCGCTGATGTTTTGAGAACGTAGGGCTTCTACGGAATAAGGTAAGCGGATGAAGTTGTAGCCCAAACTTTTAATTTGAGCGAGCATGTCTTTATAGTCTCTGCTCCAAAGACCATGAGGTGCATGTGTGTTAATTTCTATACCAAACCAGTTTATGCCGCGCAGCATGACGATTTTACCTTTAGCATCAACAATCTGAGAACCGCGAGTGGATAAAGGCAAGATAATATTAGTAGCTGCGGCTTCTGTGCTGCTGGGGAACTGTGGCGAAAAAAGGTAGAGATTTGTAGAGAGTAAAACTAAGATGAAGCCAATGGCAATTTTTGCTGTGAAGCTTCTCCATAGTATTGATTTAAGTCGTTGCATTGATATATTGTTAATGTATTAAAGATGATTTATGGCACAAGTAATATCCGCAAAAAATTTCGAGCGGCGATTTTCTGACCAGGTGATCGCCTCGGCACAAATATCTGGTATTGTGTTTAAAGTTAATAATTGAACCAAATAAAGAGCGAATTCTTCTGGTTTTTCGGCAACTATAACTGAAGAAGGATATTCAGATATGCCACGTAATGCAGTAGGTGTTGCTACTAAAGGAGAACCGGAAGCGATCGCATCCAAAGTTTTTATCTGTACCCCACCCCCACTAATAGAGGGAATTGCTAATACTTTCGTCTGTGCCATAAATGTTTGGACACTGGGGACAAAACCGCAATAATTGATATTAGGATACTGCCCGCGCAACCATTCGGCACCTAACCCAGCTATGTGAATTGATAGATTTGTGGGTAGGTGCGGATAAACTTTTTCTAAAAACCAATTCAGCCCTAATTTATTAGCTTTCCATGTCCAAGAACCGATAATACCAATGTCAAAGTGTTTTATTACAGATTGATTCGGTGATATTTTCAAGCTAGAAGGTAGATGAAAGATTTTAGTTGCTTGATTAATATTTAGAAAGTAGCTAGCATCATATTCTGTAAATGTCCAAACTTGTGTAGCTGTTCTCGCCAAATTATCTTCCATATATTTGATGAGGTCAGTTTCTCGCTGATATATATGTTGTGATATCTGACTTTGAGAGTTTTTTAATTGGGCTAGATATATTTCATGTTCAATGTTATGAGCGATGAATATAATTTTTGCTTTGTTGTTAAGAAAAGGTGCTAACCAGCCGATTTGGGCATGATCTATTATGAAAATGTCAAAGTTTTCTTGTTTTAAAATAGTTTTGAGTTGATTGATGTATTTTTGGGAATAATATTTTGCTGAGGAGTAGGGAAGATTTTTTAATAGTCCTAAACTCATCCAAAGCATGGGATAAAGTCTGGATTTTTCTGTTTCTATGTGTTTTTGGGCGATGGGTATTTCATTGTGTTTTGGTTGAAAAATACTGCTTGGGCGCTGATATCCTAGGATTAAGACTTCATGTCCGTTATGTTGAAGTGCATCAATAAATGATTGTGATGCAATTTCACCGCCTGTTGTTTTTTTACTAGGAAGGACGGTTGTTAAGTATAATATTTTCATTACGTAAGTTTGGAGTTTTTAGGTAGTAAGCACTTCAGTGCTTAAATAAGCGTTGAAACGCTTACTACGTGTAAGTCCTTAATTTGTGAGGTGTGTTGAAGAGTTGGTTTCTTACAATTGCAAAAGATGAGTTGAGATGCACCTGTTTAACGAACCGCAGAGGCGCAGAGGGCACAGAGGAAGAGGAGGAGAGAATCTATTTTTGAGGGGTTAGATTCAAGTCTGTTTGGTTATATTCCTTGAGTTATTTTGTAGGCTTGGTAGCGCATTCCGGCGATACCTGCTAGAGTTCCTACGCCTTTGTAGATACGTAATAATGCTTTAATAAATTGATGCTGTCCGAAGAAAAGAGAGGGAAGGATAAAGCATAATCCTTGAGCTATTAGTGCGATTCCTTTGGTGATGCGGATGGTGAGTAGGATTATTGAAGGGTAAAGTTCGCGCTCGCAAAAGCTGTGTCGGCTCCAACCTAAATAACCGCGTTGGAGTATCCATTTGATGTTAGTACGGCTTTCGGGTATCCACTCGTAAACTAATGCTTGGTCTGCCCATATTAGTTTATATCCTGCGCGGTAGAGGCGCATGAAAAAGTGGGAATCTTCGCCGCCGGAGAGTGCAAAACGCTCGTCGAAAATTTTATCTATGTTGTGTAAAATTGAGGAGCGAATTAGTACGTTGTTGGTAAATGCAACTTTGAGAATATGTCCTGTGGGGTGACGTTGTGGTTCAAAAAATTTACCTTGGATAATCCAGTTAGGTACGTCTGATTTGATAAAGTGTGGTAATGCGGGTCCGGTTACTACGTCTGCATTATGTGTTTGCTGAACGAATAAAAGTTCATCTAACCAAGATGGGTGGGGAACTTCGTCATCATCTATGAAAGCGATGAAGTTTGCGTTTTTGTTAACGCAGGCGATCGCTTTATTTCTCGCATAAGAAATACCCCGCTGTTGTTCAATGGAATATTTCATTTTCCATTTGAATTTAAGCAGTTGACTTGTGCAAACTTTACTCGCTGAACCAGTGACATCGTTATCAACAATAATTACTTCTATTTCTGGAGTTTCACACTTATTAAAAGTTAGCTGATTTAAACCAGTTAACAAGCGGTTTAATCCTTCAGGACGTTTATAACTTGCTATACATACTGAAATTAGCATTCCTTCTCCTTATCTAAAGTTTGGCTCTTTTTCTTGTGCCATTACTGCCGCATAAATGGAAATTTGAGCTTGTTCTAACTCTATAGCCATTGAAAAAATTGTGGACACGTATAATATCCAAAAGATGCTGTTAGTAGCTAAAAGGGTACTTTCGCTGATGTTATAAATTACCAAAAAGCTTAGATACATTAATGTCCACAGTCCTTCTACGTTTTTGGTAATTCTTAACCAGCGTACTCCTTGGATATAAGCTGTTGTTAAACTCAATAAAAATACAGCTAATCCGGATATACCTAATTCGGCTAATAAATCCATGAAGCCGTTATGACCGTAGGGACATTCCCATTGAAGTGTACGCCAAAGATAGGCAGTGACATCGCTATCCCAATCTCTCCAAAAACCATTGAATCCGTAACCTAATAAAGGACGTTCTTGAATGAGTTCAAGCATTACGCTCCATAACTCTGTGCGTCCTGTTAATGTCAAATCTCTCCCTAATGCACTGGTGATGAAGGGTAAGTTATCGACAAATAAAATGGTTGCACTTCCTATTACCAGAATGAGAGCGATCGCTATCGGTACTAGTTGGTTAAAATTACGCCGCCAAGTTCTATATAGCGGCATAATTAGCATCAACACTACAAACACAACTAAAGCTGTTTTGGATGTTGAACGAACTATTAAAACAATGGAAAGAACATAGCCAATCCACGGAAACCAGCGGTATTTACTGTTAGCAATTGAGTCACAAATGGCTACAAATAAAAATACCATACTGCTCAAAACCATCAACCGTCCCAAGAGGTTTTTGTGCGACATTATACCCCGCCAAGCGCCTGCGTGAACGCCTCCCTCTTGAATGGTCATTAAACCGTAAGATGGCAATCCTATGGCAAACACAATACTAAGTAAAATTACCAAACCTAGCGCCCAGCTTAATAACTGTAGTTGCTCTCGCAAGCTGTAGCGCATAGCTAAGTATATGCCAAATAGAGTTGTTCCTAACAACAGTAAACTGCGGCGTAGGGTAATATCTGGTGCTACAGTCCAAATTGCTGATGCTAATGCAATTCCTACCAATACCCAAATTAAAAAGTCCTTTTGTGCAATTAGTAGAAAACTCTTCCGTCGTGTCGCAAGCAAAAGCAAAGTCACCATATAAATCCCCATGAAAAGTAAGGGACTATAAGGGTCTTGGGGAATACTACCATCTGGACTTTCTAATAGCACTGGTATCAAGGCAGCTGTTGAAAGAAAAAGAGAAAATACAACAAATG harbors:
- a CDS encoding ABC transporter substrate-binding protein; translated protein: MKKINSALALSLATLLSGFLAAACTKTTTTTTSTTTTTSGATTAPASSTTTASNAKGLKIGSLLPSTGDLASIGQQMVGAIPLLVDTVNACGGVNGEKVTLIPVDDQTDPRAGAAGMTKLATVDRVGGVVGSFASSVSTAAVSIATPNKVMLISPGSTSPVFTEKAGKGDYKGYWARTAPPDTYQALALAQLANKKGFKKVSTVVINNDYGVGFEKAFVQAFEKSGGTVVNKNSPTRYDPKATTFDTEAQAAFAGKPDAVLVVAYEETASLLLKTAYQQGLAQGVQIMLTDGTKSDTFPNRVGKAADGKYIVSGAIGTVPGSNGKGLDAFTKLWQSKKGSPPAPYTPHAWDAAALLALAAQSAKDNTGVGIASKIREVANGPGTEVADVCEGLKLLKEGKKINYQGASGNVDIDQNGDVVGVYDVWTVGDDGKIKTIDKVSPK
- a CDS encoding WecB/TagA/CpsF family glycosyltransferase yields the protein MKKVKILNLEFDNLSKREFLENLESGVVFTPNVDHLIKLEKDPEFLQAYSISDYNLCDSKILIYASRFLGTPIKEKISGSDIFPAFYNYHKKNEEIKIFLLGAGKGVAFTAQNKINKKIGRNMVIATYSPPFGFEHDEKECQNIIDMINNSRATVLVIGVGAPKQEKWIYKYKDSLPFIKIFMALGATIDFEADNVKRAPKWMSEVGLEWLFRLLREPKRLWKRYLVDDVFFFLLLLRQKFKLFLKKDREDDSRLWESLDRL
- a CDS encoding glycoside hydrolase family 5 protein — translated: MQRLKSILWRSFTAKIAIGFILVLLSTNLYLFSPQFPSSTEAAATNIILPLSTRGSQIVDAKGKIVMLRGINWFGIEINTHAPHGLWSRDYKDMLAQIKSLGYNFIRLPYSVEALRSQNISGINFSIGANKDLQGKTPLEVMDLVIQEAQRQGLLILLDSHCLKDDRISELWYGDGFTEKDWIDTWKMLANRYKKYTNIIGADLKNEPHGSASWGTGNQATDWQLAAERAGNRILSINPNWLIFVEGIEKNVPGQKQSNYFWGANLEGVRKYPVRLKISKKLVYSPHEYGGSNVSWFADPIFPANLYQRWETGFNYIATQRIAPIFIGEFGGYFVDNKSKEGIWQRFLVDYIANKKLSFAYWCWNPNSKGTGGILLDDWRNINAPKQKLLNKLLK
- a CDS encoding glycosyltransferase, which codes for MKILYLTTVLPSKKTTGGEIASQSFIDALQHNGHEVLILGYQRPSSIFQPKHNEIPIAQKHIETEKSRLYPMLWMSLGLLKNLPYSSAKYYSQKYINQLKTILKQENFDIFIIDHAQIGWLAPFLNNKAKIIFIAHNIEHEIYLAQLKNSQSQISQHIYQRETDLIKYMEDNLARTATQVWTFTEYDASYFLNINQATKIFHLPSSLKISPNQSVIKHFDIGIIGSWTWKANKLGLNWFLEKVYPHLPTNLSIHIAGLGAEWLRGQYPNINYCGFVPSVQTFMAQTKVLAIPSISGGGVQIKTLDAIASGSPLVATPTALRGISEYPSSVIVAEKPEEFALYLVQLLTLNTIPDICAEAITWSENRRSKFFADITCAINHL
- the pds gene encoding 15-cis-phytoene desaturase, with the translated sequence MRVAIAGAGLAGLSCAKYLTDAGHTPIVLESQNVLGGLVAAWKDSDGDWYETGLHAFFGAYPNMLQLFKELGIEDRLQWKQHTLIFNQPEKPGTLSRFDVPDIPAPFNVIASILRNNDMLTWEQKIKFAIGLLPAVVRGQKYVEDMDKYTLIEWLRRQGVDERVNSDIFIAASKALTFINPDEVSATILLTALNRFLQERYGSKIAFLDGSPTERLCQPIVDHITSGGGEVRLNAPLKEIMLNDDGTVKAFVIRGLNGAADEIITADLYVSAMSVDVMKVMLPKPWQSIEFFQKLEGLSGVPVINLHLWFDRKLTDIDHLLFSRSPLLSVYADMSNTCREYANSDRSMLELVLAPAKDWIDKSDEEIVSASLVELKKLFPDDLGGDNPAKLLKSHVVKTPRSVYTAIPGRQQYRPTQVTPIKNFYLAGSYTMQRYLGSMEGAVLSGKLTAQAISEVHPEVNSSSLQTPTRPPATNAATA
- the crtB gene encoding 15-cis-phytoene synthase CrtB, with protein sequence MLQLPDSKARMKTLVSVDESYKLCRQLIAKYSTTFYLGTLLVSKEKRPAIWAIYAWCRRTDELVDGPASAITTPETLDLWEQQLESIFSGCPFENFDVALVDTIQRFSMDIQPFRDMIAGQRMDLYRSRYETFKELYLYCYRVAGTVGLMSTAVMGVDTNTNTAPWNRQKPTYIPTEEAITLGIAHQLTNILRDVGEDARRGRIYIPQEDLARFDYTEQDLLKGVVDERWRSLMRFQIARARQYYIKAEKGISYLSPDARLPVWASLMHYSRILSVIERNDYDVFSQRAYVAQWKKLSSLPVAWLRSQAL
- a CDS encoding glycosyltransferase family protein — its product is MSKNTKPRILIVSMRNLHCQAFRSAEYEFEDAICTFDYADILTPEFASGFSPQINKKLANYAGLTLGNGKLLKSGCRTSTVDKEYDLLFFICQHFWDITCINSIKQWREKSHKAVLWIDEIWAKEVLEHKTKLCLELVKDFDYIFTTQAKSVDAIANLLHRPCYSLPYAVDAIKFCPYPLPPQRNIDVYSIGRRSPIVHKALIELAEKDNFLYLYDTLNGLQMMDYKEHRTLYINIIKRSRYFIANKAKFDNVNQTGNQEELGSRFFEGAAGGAVMIGTPPICEAYATYFNWQDAVIQIPYNAADIADIIAKLDAQPERIKRIRQDNIINSLLRHDWVYRWSEILNKVGLEQTPEMLSRQADLKNLAKLVIKA